The Triticum aestivum cultivar Chinese Spring chromosome 7B, IWGSC CS RefSeq v2.1, whole genome shotgun sequence genome window below encodes:
- the LOC123155738 gene encoding LOW QUALITY PROTEIN: putative F-box/LRR-repeat protein At5g54820 (The sequence of the model RefSeq protein was modified relative to this genomic sequence to represent the inferred CDS: inserted 1 base in 1 codon; added 69 bases not found in genome assembly) encodes MAGAGEDESAPPPPPPASPLDQKQPMEEAAAAAKRSRSEHHHGVADGPSFRMEDLPAEVQPVIISLLPLKEAVRTSIVSRSWRMLWTFHCDLCFHGPDDSKFYTADQHSAPIKRANFIEAVNLVIQQHSGXGINKFSITCGMHKEYADDLDRWIQFAASSMENIIDFNLKKNYLPLEFHHFPLEALDSQGCSFVQSLFLASVSIKPNSVISGFTILRRLVLEFVKILGDFPGLLAKCSGLEDLEIIGCYGVDNLIVPHKLDKLQHLLIAGMDIQMVEFHATDLSHFEYKGRVIPIVLHGCSKLEKATMKFNGTKALAHAFTAVPSILPVKTLHLQAFISKYAQLQKLPTRQQGMFLHLRHMTCQLIVNSNDPNGDNGVLQLANCLDVALAYALCDIQ; translated from the exons CAGCCcatggaagaggcggcggcggcggccaagcggAGCAGGTCGGAGCACCACCACGGCGTCGCCGACGGGCCGTCCTTCCGGATGGAGGACCTTCCGGCG GAGGTTCAGCCGGTTATAATCTCACTGCTGCCACTGAAAGAGGCTGTGCGGACGAGTATTGTTTCAAGAAGTTGGAGAATGCTCTGGACATTCCACTGCGATCTATGTTTTCATGGCCCCGATGATTCAAAATTTTACACCGCTGATCAGCATAGTGCCCCCATAAAAAGAGCAAATTTCATTGAGGCTGTAAATTTGGTTATTCAGCAGCATAGTG TTGGAATCAATAAGTTCAGCATCACATGTGGCATGCACAAAGAGTACGCTGATGATCTTGACAGGTGGATTCAGTTTGCCGCTTCGTCAATGGAAAATATAATAGATTTTAATCTGAAGAAAAATTATCTCCCATTAGAATTTCACCACTTCCCTCTCGAGGCCTTAGATTCACAAGGTTGCTCATTTGTGCAGTCCTTATTTCTCGCCAGTGTTTCTATAAAGCCAAACTCAGTAATATCTGGCTTTACAATACTCAGAAGGCTTGTTCTGGAATTTGTTAAGATATTAGGAGATTTTCCAGGCTTGCTAGCAAAATGTTCAGGACTTGAGGACTTAGAGATCATCGGGTGCTATGGTGTGGACAACTTAATCGTACCACACAAACTCGATAAACTTCAACATTTGCTGATTGCCGGAATGGACATCCAGATGGTTGAGTTTCATGCTACTGATCTTTCTCATTTTGAGTACAAAGGGCGAGTGATCCCTATAGTCCTTCATGGTTGCTCGAAACTAGAGAAGGCAACAATGAAGTTTAATGGCACTAAAGCACTGGCACATGCATTCACTGCAGTTCCAAGCATTTTGCCAGTGAAGACATTACATCTGCAAGCTTTCATATCAAAATATGCACAG TTGCAGAAGCTGCCAACAAGACAACAGGGAATGTTTTTGCATTTGAGGCATATGACTTGTCAATTAATTGTCAACTCTAACGACCCAAATGGTGATAACGGAGTTCTTCAACTGGCCAATTGTTTGGATGTTGCACTTGCAT ATGCTCTGTGCGATATCCAGTAG